The Clostridium beijerinckii genomic sequence ACTCTGGACAATCAATTTCAAAGCTACCTTCTGAATTTTGGAATCAAGTGGGTTACTTAATTGAAACACCACATGCTTATCCCAACCTTACAGTAGAAGAAAATCTTATATTATATGCAAAGCAAAGACTAATACCAGATTCAGAAATTAAGAAACGAATAGATGACATTTCACAGCATCTATTGCTAGATAATTACCTACAGGTTAAGGTAAAAGATCTTTCTCTAGGAAACAATCAAAAAATTGGATTAGCTAAGGCGCTTATTCATAGGCCAAAAATTCTTTTGTTAGACGAACCAACAAATGGATTGGATCCGGAGGGGCTTGTAGTTGTTCGTAATTCTCTATTAGAAATGGCTAAAGAGGGGACAACTATTTTTATTTCAAGCCATCTATTAGATGAGATGGAAAAGCTGGTAAGCCGAATTGGTATATTAGCGCATGGATGCCTGCTACGAGAATTAAATTTTTCGGAATTTGAAACCTGCAGAGAATCAAAGCTTTACATAAAAACAGATGGCTCCGTCGAGAATCTTGAACATTATCTTGCTACAAAAAACTTGCAATGCACATCAGTAAGTGAACAGGAAATACTTGTTTCGGATATATCTATTAACCAATATTCTGCTTTATTACAGCAGTTAGAAAATCAAAAATTGAATCCAATGATTTTTCAACCTGTAAATGAAAGCTTAGAAGA encodes the following:
- a CDS encoding ABC transporter ATP-binding protein gives rise to the protein MSIIQTKKLTKSYGSKNSVYDINLTANEGEIYGFLGLNGAGKTTTMRMLLKMVNPTSGEIYYSGQSISKLPSEFWNQVGYLIETPHAYPNLTVEENLILYAKQRLIPDSEIKKRIDDISQHLLLDNYLQVKVKDLSLGNNQKIGLAKALIHRPKILLLDEPTNGLDPEGLVVVRNSLLEMAKEGTTIFISSHLLDEMEKLVSRIGILAHGCLLRELNFSEFETCRESKLYIKTDGSVENLEHYLATKNLQCTSVSEQEILVSDISINQYSALLQQLENQKLNPMIFQPVNESLEEFFLRTIKEGKSL